Proteins from a single region of Pseudomonas quebecensis:
- a CDS encoding phage portal protein, with product MARHYPTLTRNGFLLPSNIKASYEGAGEGRRSASWEATDNGINSINTPALRNLRARSRAAVRNDPYAFNVIDKRVSNLIGTGITPRPTTDDAELRKLQQQLWEDWVDEADADELTDFYGMQALVARTVETAGECFVRLRPHSLSEGLAVPLQLQALAPEFVPHDKFETTKNGNVIRAGIEFNPAGKRVAYWMYLSHPRDSSSLNVGYNQLVRVPATQVLHIFEPMEPGQLRGVPRLAPVLKRLRSLDNYDDAVLFRQEVANLFAGFIKRPAPEAGPQARNPMTGELLVTDRDGFTPMVALEPGTMQELGPGEEVEFSKPPDAGNNYPDFMRQQLMAAAAGSGTPYEILTGDMREVNDRALRVVLNEFRRRLEQLQFGVYVHQLCRPVRAAWMDMAVLSGALVLEDYAQRRREYLRTRWVPQGWAYIQPVQDVQARRMEVQAGFASRSEMVLRTGYDAETVDTENAADLARATDLGLNYSTLEAIEVIDDKEQP from the coding sequence ATGGCACGACACTATCCGACGCTGACCCGTAATGGATTCTTGCTGCCGTCGAACATCAAGGCCAGTTACGAAGGCGCGGGTGAGGGTCGGCGCTCGGCCAGTTGGGAAGCCACCGACAACGGCATCAACAGCATCAACACCCCGGCTCTGCGTAACCTGCGGGCGCGTTCACGGGCGGCGGTTCGCAATGACCCGTACGCCTTCAATGTCATCGACAAGCGCGTCAGCAACCTTATCGGCACCGGCATCACGCCCAGGCCGACCACGGATGATGCGGAACTGCGCAAACTCCAGCAGCAGTTGTGGGAGGACTGGGTTGACGAAGCGGACGCTGATGAGCTGACCGACTTCTACGGCATGCAGGCCCTGGTGGCGCGCACGGTTGAAACGGCCGGCGAATGCTTTGTGCGGTTGCGGCCGCACAGCCTGAGTGAGGGGTTAGCGGTGCCGCTACAACTGCAGGCGCTGGCACCCGAGTTTGTCCCCCATGACAAGTTCGAGACGACCAAAAACGGCAACGTTATCCGCGCCGGGATCGAGTTCAATCCGGCCGGAAAGCGTGTGGCGTACTGGATGTACTTGTCGCACCCGCGTGATTCATCGTCGCTTAACGTCGGTTACAACCAGCTGGTGCGCGTGCCGGCGACGCAGGTGCTGCATATCTTCGAACCGATGGAGCCAGGGCAACTGCGCGGTGTACCACGCTTGGCCCCGGTGTTGAAACGCTTGCGAAGTCTCGATAACTACGACGACGCGGTGCTGTTTCGCCAGGAGGTAGCGAACCTGTTTGCCGGCTTCATCAAGCGTCCTGCACCTGAGGCCGGGCCGCAAGCGCGGAACCCGATGACCGGGGAGCTGCTGGTCACCGACCGCGACGGGTTCACGCCAATGGTCGCCCTGGAACCCGGCACCATGCAGGAGCTGGGGCCAGGTGAAGAGGTGGAGTTCTCCAAACCACCGGACGCCGGCAACAACTACCCGGACTTCATGCGGCAGCAGCTGATGGCTGCGGCGGCGGGCTCGGGCACGCCTTACGAGATCCTCACCGGCGACATGCGCGAGGTCAACGACCGGGCGCTGCGGGTGGTGCTCAACGAGTTTCGGCGGCGCCTGGAGCAACTGCAATTCGGCGTTTATGTGCATCAGCTGTGTCGTCCGGTGCGCGCTGCCTGGATGGACATGGCGGTGCTATCCGGTGCCCTGGTGCTGGAGGACTACGCCCAACGTCGGCGCGAATACCTGCGCACACGCTGGGTGCCACAAGGCTGGGCCTACATTCAGCCGGTGCAGGACGTCCAGGCGCGGCGGATGGAAGTGCAGGCGGGCTTTGCCTCGCGTAGCGAGATGGTGCTGCGTACGGGCTACGACGCGGAAACGGTCGACACGGAAAACGCCGCTGACCTCGCCAGGGCCACGGACCTCGGACTCAACTACTCGACTCTTGAAGCCATCGAGGTGATCGATGACAAGGAACAACCATGA
- a CDS encoding XRE family transcriptional regulator: METLGQRLARYRNEANLTQKGLAAACNWQNGQGRIANYEKDKREPSLADLRMLSLALKKPLMDLVEGDDDQTRSTAPKIDDYALIPQYTAHGSAGNGHLNDHVEIKGGLVFRRDWLARMALRERSLHVIYAKGQSMEPTICDGDVVLLDEAQKEPRDRRIYAMLKPDGELIIKRLAQSMTGGWIIRSDNEDKRQYPDEAASDNEIGHLKIVGRIVWHGGAL; encoded by the coding sequence ATGGAAACTTTAGGTCAGCGCCTGGCGCGCTATAGAAACGAAGCGAATCTCACGCAGAAAGGCTTGGCCGCAGCCTGTAATTGGCAAAACGGCCAAGGGCGTATCGCAAACTATGAAAAAGATAAGCGCGAACCAAGCCTTGCGGATCTGCGCATGCTTTCGCTTGCCTTGAAAAAACCTCTGATGGACCTTGTCGAAGGCGACGACGATCAAACGAGAAGCACAGCGCCAAAAATTGATGACTACGCTCTGATTCCGCAATATACAGCGCACGGCTCAGCCGGCAACGGGCATCTCAACGACCACGTAGAAATCAAAGGCGGGCTGGTTTTCAGGCGAGACTGGCTCGCCCGTATGGCCTTGAGGGAAAGAAGCCTGCATGTGATTTACGCTAAAGGCCAGAGCATGGAACCCACCATCTGTGACGGCGATGTTGTCCTGCTGGATGAAGCACAAAAAGAGCCGAGAGACCGACGCATTTACGCCATGCTCAAACCTGATGGAGAGCTGATCATCAAGCGCCTAGCGCAGAGCATGACTGGCGGCTGGATCATACGTAGCGATAACGAAGACAAGCGTCAGTACCCAGATGAAGCTGCTAGCGATAATGAAATCGGCCATCTGAAAATCGTCGGTCGCATCGTATGGCACGGCGGGGCACTTTGA
- a CDS encoding phage antirepressor KilAC domain-containing protein — translation MERSLDKAAKYFGLTRPKLISLMRDKGLLTDRNLPAFPVRDREYLRIKNGNWYHETAGMQYSQSTKVRQAGIPWLAEQLGLELPAIPADNRDVA, via the coding sequence ATGGAACGTAGCCTGGATAAAGCCGCCAAGTACTTCGGCCTCACCCGCCCCAAACTGATCTCGCTGATGCGTGACAAGGGCTTGCTCACTGACCGCAACCTACCGGCGTTCCCTGTACGTGACCGGGAATACCTGCGGATCAAGAACGGCAACTGGTACCACGAGACCGCAGGCATGCAATACAGCCAGTCGACCAAGGTCAGGCAAGCCGGCATTCCCTGGCTGGCCGAGCAACTAGGGCTCGAACTGCCAGCCATCCCGGCAGACAACCGTGACGTGGCCTAG
- a CDS encoding TraR/DksA C4-type zinc finger protein translates to MADIADFANDLVQERIDQAVAARLALMSSTALHSLMFCDECDEPIPEARRLAQPGCTLCIGCKTSDDLRASRYAR, encoded by the coding sequence GTGGCTGATATCGCTGACTTTGCAAATGACCTGGTGCAGGAACGGATCGATCAAGCTGTGGCTGCACGCCTGGCGCTGATGTCCAGCACGGCACTGCACTCTCTGATGTTCTGTGATGAGTGCGACGAACCTATTCCTGAGGCGCGCCGTTTGGCACAGCCCGGTTGCACCCTCTGCATTGGGTGTAAAACCTCTGATGATCTGAGGGCTTCCCGTTATGCTCGATGA
- a CDS encoding phage terminase large subunit family protein: protein MQTEKPDGAEVYREAYFRGLRPDPSLWVDEWADEYMRIPRDTGAAEPGKYRTVRTPYAREPMRCLSPAHPCKRVVTMVASQLMKTQIALNWIGALIHMVPSNILTLLPSLGLAKRVSSRIGKTIKATPVLRERVAASRSRDSRNTMDTKEFEGGSLYVTTAGSAANLAELSARYVYGDEIDRWEVDVGEEGDPIELAETRGSTFGRNAKFYFSSSPTIKGASRIDDLFEGSDQRYYYVPCPTCGHMQTLEWERLHYSQDFSVVHYECAGPECDVLIEEHHKGDMLARGEWRAHAKGDGETVGFHLNALYSPLGWTGWKSLAKQFEKAKKAQAKGDLEPMQVFYNTRLAKVWDSAQEQTKASVLIERARREGFSLGAMPAAVMMITGAVDVQADRLEFMAMGWGVGMERWVIDHRVIAGDPSDERTWAVLDELLKERYRHPCGVGLGILAVAVDSGGHHTDEVYQFCRVRRWRNIFAIKGASKPGKPVIAQRPSMVDVTWKGQTERGGAELWFVGTDTAKDWIYNRYPFESGPGALHFANDLPDEFFAQCVAERKVAKYVRGHKRIEWIKGKAERNEALDLMVYCLAMAHYLGINRYQEHDWDRVRNSLAQAGLFDEKVVAAERITVAEQAPATPQVAPQPVAPVAQPRPAAPPQRRSSTSGYLKRR, encoded by the coding sequence ATGCAGACGGAAAAACCTGACGGCGCTGAGGTGTACCGTGAGGCGTATTTCCGTGGGCTGCGTCCAGACCCCAGCCTCTGGGTGGACGAGTGGGCCGACGAGTACATGCGCATCCCGCGTGATACAGGCGCCGCCGAGCCAGGGAAATATCGCACCGTGCGAACGCCCTACGCACGCGAGCCAATGCGTTGCCTGTCACCGGCTCACCCGTGCAAGCGTGTGGTCACCATGGTTGCCTCGCAGCTGATGAAAACCCAGATCGCCTTGAACTGGATCGGCGCGTTGATCCACATGGTGCCGTCGAACATCCTCACGCTGCTGCCAAGCCTGGGTCTGGCAAAGCGCGTGTCGTCGCGGATCGGCAAGACTATCAAGGCCACCCCGGTGCTGCGCGAACGTGTGGCGGCGAGCCGTTCGCGGGACTCGCGCAACACCATGGACACCAAGGAGTTCGAAGGCGGCTCGCTGTACGTCACCACCGCCGGCTCTGCGGCCAACTTGGCCGAGCTGTCGGCGCGCTATGTGTACGGCGATGAGATCGACCGCTGGGAAGTCGACGTAGGCGAAGAGGGCGACCCCATCGAGCTGGCAGAAACGCGGGGCAGTACCTTTGGCCGTAATGCCAAGTTCTACTTCTCCAGTTCGCCGACCATCAAGGGCGCCTCGCGCATAGACGATCTGTTCGAGGGCAGCGACCAGCGTTACTACTACGTGCCGTGTCCGACCTGCGGGCACATGCAAACCCTGGAGTGGGAGCGGCTGCATTACTCCCAGGACTTCAGCGTTGTGCATTACGAGTGCGCCGGGCCTGAGTGCGACGTGCTGATCGAAGAGCACCACAAGGGCGACATGCTTGCCCGTGGTGAGTGGCGCGCCCATGCCAAGGGCGATGGCGAGACGGTCGGCTTCCACCTCAACGCGCTGTACTCACCGTTGGGTTGGACGGGCTGGAAGTCGTTGGCGAAGCAATTCGAGAAGGCGAAAAAGGCCCAGGCCAAAGGCGACCTTGAACCCATGCAGGTGTTCTACAACACCCGTCTGGCTAAGGTGTGGGACAGCGCGCAAGAGCAGACCAAGGCATCGGTACTGATCGAGCGGGCGCGCCGGGAAGGGTTCTCCCTCGGTGCGATGCCCGCCGCCGTGATGATGATCACGGGCGCTGTCGACGTGCAGGCTGATCGCTTGGAGTTCATGGCGATGGGCTGGGGCGTCGGCATGGAGCGCTGGGTCATCGACCACCGTGTGATCGCGGGTGACCCTTCGGACGAACGCACTTGGGCGGTGTTGGATGAACTGCTGAAAGAGCGCTACCGGCATCCGTGCGGTGTCGGCCTGGGCATTCTTGCGGTTGCCGTCGACTCGGGTGGTCACCACACCGACGAGGTTTACCAGTTCTGCCGCGTGCGGCGCTGGCGCAACATCTTCGCCATCAAGGGCGCGAGCAAGCCCGGTAAGCCGGTGATCGCTCAGCGGCCGTCCATGGTGGATGTGACCTGGAAGGGCCAGACCGAACGCGGCGGTGCCGAGCTGTGGTTTGTCGGTACCGACACCGCAAAGGACTGGATCTACAACCGCTACCCGTTCGAGTCCGGCCCAGGTGCGCTGCACTTTGCCAACGACCTGCCGGACGAGTTCTTCGCCCAGTGCGTGGCCGAGCGCAAGGTCGCCAAGTACGTGCGGGGTCACAAGCGCATCGAGTGGATCAAGGGCAAGGCCGAGCGCAACGAAGCCCTCGACCTGATGGTGTATTGCCTGGCGATGGCGCATTACCTCGGCATCAACCGGTATCAGGAACACGACTGGGACCGGGTACGGAACTCGCTGGCCCAGGCCGGTTTGTTTGATGAAAAGGTGGTCGCCGCCGAACGTATCACGGTCGCCGAGCAGGCTCCCGCGACACCGCAAGTGGCGCCGCAACCGGTTGCCCCGGTCGCCCAACCGCGACCCGCTGCACCCCCACAACGCCGCAGCTCCACCAGCGGTTACCTGAAGAGACGCTGA
- a CDS encoding helix-turn-helix transcriptional regulator: MNRISALRNRSGIKQTALAGALGWSQSRLSNYESGTRIPGLYECRAITVALNKLGTTCTLDDVFPPEHDVPEAA, encoded by the coding sequence ATGAATAGGATATCTGCCCTCAGAAACCGTAGTGGAATCAAGCAGACGGCACTTGCTGGGGCTCTGGGTTGGTCTCAGAGCCGGCTGAGTAATTACGAGTCGGGTACCCGAATTCCTGGCTTGTACGAGTGCCGTGCCATTACGGTAGCGCTCAATAAATTGGGGACTACATGCACTCTTGATGATGTTTTTCCTCCTGAGCATGATGTTCCAGAAGCTGCATAG
- a CDS encoding pyocin activator PrtN family protein: protein MTAHADQQPLRLLPAPDPVTVELLYRTFGDVLIPVEKLRERYFRNLNEGSFADAITTGRIQLPVTTLVNSRKAPKYAHIKHVASLIDIRAYKADEDMPRPEAVEDEA, encoded by the coding sequence ATGACTGCACACGCTGACCAACAGCCACTAAGACTGCTGCCCGCACCCGATCCGGTGACAGTCGAACTGCTGTACCGGACCTTTGGTGACGTTCTGATCCCGGTGGAAAAGTTGCGCGAACGGTACTTCCGGAACCTCAACGAAGGATCTTTTGCCGACGCAATTACCACAGGCCGAATTCAACTGCCCGTGACAACGCTGGTCAACAGCCGCAAGGCGCCGAAGTACGCTCATATCAAGCATGTGGCCTCGCTAATCGACATTCGCGCCTACAAGGCGGATGAAGATATGCCGCGACCAGAAGCCGTCGAAGACGAGGCGTGA
- a CDS encoding VapE domain-containing protein, translating into MLDDVLNQFADYGLEPAQPLVFGKLTRCKTTQDKGKEKNGWYVIHEHRTEKNETLIFGSFGDWRSGETQKIKVKAGRMSPEEREVMRARQEDAKRKAAEIAANASRRAANRAAGLFKRMPEKGKSAYLDRKQIVGFKVRYAPRTGAFLVPMCNVRDQIVGLQVIFPAKQEHTGRDKAYWPYGMSKEGAFHLIGPHPEPGEPVLVCEGYATGASLHMATSLTVAIAFDAGNLLSVSKAMRERFPGCPLIICRDDDWKTKRPNGDPWNPGEEKAANAALIVGGQVVAPVFSVEREIKWTDFNDLHVAEGLEAVRRQVLAVVKPPAAGGWKDQLARTENGSLIAHMQNVELILGNDERWAGVIGFSAFSSKIVKLRAAPYGGGVGDWADIDDMLVMKWLAQQYNLRVKASSVIEAVSVVAHDHAFHPVRNYLHGLEWDRVPRLATWLTDIMGVEATDYSSKVGKRWMVSAVGRVMQPGCKADSVMILEGAQGAGKSTAMSVLGGAWFMDTPFALGDKDGFQAIRGKWIIELGELDSFNKAESTKAKQFFSASTDTYRESYGRRTMDVPRQCVFVGTTNQDEYLKDATGNRRYWPVACTKVDLEQLREVRDQLWAEAMFCYQSGDIWWVNRDEAPLFAEAQESRFVVDEWEGPVVKWLEESQIGATASGEDILAGALKLDYGHWGKPEQMRVGAIMHRLGWRKVRLPPLPKSGIRPYAYKKPDHWGNTSALQVDSARDEEPCFD; encoded by the coding sequence ATGCTCGATGACGTGCTCAATCAGTTCGCAGACTACGGTCTCGAACCCGCTCAACCCCTCGTATTCGGAAAGCTCACCCGCTGCAAAACCACCCAGGATAAGGGCAAGGAAAAGAACGGCTGGTACGTCATCCACGAACACCGCACCGAAAAGAACGAGACGCTGATCTTCGGCAGCTTCGGTGACTGGCGCTCCGGCGAAACCCAGAAGATCAAGGTCAAGGCCGGTCGTATGAGCCCTGAAGAGCGCGAAGTCATGCGCGCTCGACAGGAGGATGCCAAGCGCAAGGCTGCCGAGATCGCTGCCAACGCGTCACGTCGAGCGGCCAACCGTGCTGCCGGACTGTTCAAGCGCATGCCGGAAAAGGGTAAGAGCGCCTACCTGGATCGAAAGCAGATCGTAGGCTTTAAGGTTCGCTATGCGCCACGTACAGGCGCATTTTTAGTGCCCATGTGCAACGTGCGCGACCAGATCGTCGGCCTGCAGGTGATCTTCCCCGCGAAGCAAGAGCACACCGGGCGCGACAAAGCGTATTGGCCCTACGGTATGTCGAAGGAAGGCGCTTTCCACTTGATCGGCCCGCACCCTGAGCCCGGCGAACCGGTGCTGGTGTGTGAGGGCTACGCCACGGGCGCCAGCCTGCACATGGCGACGTCGCTTACTGTTGCCATCGCTTTCGACGCGGGCAACCTGCTGTCGGTCTCCAAGGCCATGCGCGAACGTTTCCCCGGTTGCCCGTTGATCATCTGCCGCGACGATGACTGGAAAACCAAGCGCCCAAACGGTGATCCATGGAACCCAGGTGAGGAGAAGGCCGCCAACGCCGCGCTGATCGTCGGTGGTCAGGTAGTCGCCCCTGTGTTCTCCGTCGAGCGCGAGATCAAGTGGACGGACTTCAACGACCTGCATGTTGCCGAGGGATTGGAGGCAGTCCGCCGCCAGGTGTTGGCGGTGGTCAAGCCTCCTGCCGCTGGTGGTTGGAAAGACCAATTGGCCCGAACTGAAAACGGCTCCCTGATAGCGCACATGCAGAACGTCGAATTAATCCTCGGCAACGATGAGCGCTGGGCCGGCGTGATCGGCTTCAGTGCTTTCAGCTCCAAAATCGTCAAGTTACGGGCGGCGCCATACGGAGGCGGTGTCGGGGACTGGGCAGATATCGACGACATGCTTGTAATGAAGTGGCTCGCACAACAGTACAACCTTCGGGTCAAGGCCAGCAGCGTGATCGAAGCGGTTAGTGTGGTTGCCCATGATCATGCCTTCCATCCTGTACGCAATTACCTCCATGGTCTGGAATGGGACCGTGTTCCACGGTTGGCTACATGGTTGACTGACATCATGGGCGTTGAAGCAACTGACTACAGTTCGAAGGTTGGTAAGCGCTGGATGGTGTCAGCGGTCGGGCGCGTGATGCAGCCCGGTTGTAAGGCTGATTCGGTGATGATCCTCGAAGGGGCACAGGGCGCCGGTAAATCAACAGCAATGTCTGTGCTTGGCGGTGCCTGGTTTATGGATACACCTTTCGCTCTGGGTGATAAGGATGGCTTCCAGGCGATCCGGGGTAAGTGGATCATTGAGCTGGGAGAGCTGGACAGTTTCAACAAAGCTGAGTCGACCAAGGCGAAGCAGTTCTTCTCTGCGTCGACTGACACCTATCGCGAGAGCTATGGCCGAAGAACGATGGACGTGCCACGCCAGTGTGTTTTTGTGGGTACGACGAACCAAGACGAATATCTCAAAGACGCCACGGGTAACCGGCGTTACTGGCCTGTCGCGTGTACCAAAGTCGATTTGGAACAGTTGCGCGAAGTCCGCGACCAGCTCTGGGCCGAAGCGATGTTCTGTTATCAGTCCGGTGACATTTGGTGGGTCAACCGTGATGAGGCTCCACTATTCGCCGAGGCGCAGGAGTCGCGCTTTGTCGTGGATGAGTGGGAAGGTCCGGTCGTCAAGTGGTTGGAAGAATCTCAGATCGGCGCAACAGCAAGCGGCGAGGATATTTTGGCTGGTGCGTTGAAGCTCGATTATGGCCACTGGGGCAAGCCTGAGCAGATGCGTGTCGGGGCGATCATGCATCGACTCGGATGGCGAAAGGTGCGACTGCCGCCGTTGCCCAAAAGTGGTATTCGGCCATATGCCTACAAGAAGCCAGATCATTGGGGCAATACATCAGCGCTGCAGGTTGATAGCGCACGGGATGAGGAGCCTTGCTTTGATTAA
- a CDS encoding phage holin family protein, protein MTNEQQALIEMPVWMVILLSLVGGISGEAWRADKAGVSGWSLVRRLLLRSGACVVCGLSTMMLLHASGMSVLAAGSIGCLTAMAGADVAIGLYERWAAKRLGVCDVPPSDGGQA, encoded by the coding sequence ATGACGAACGAGCAGCAAGCGCTTATTGAGATGCCGGTCTGGATGGTGATCCTACTGTCCCTGGTCGGCGGGATTTCCGGCGAGGCATGGCGGGCCGATAAGGCGGGGGTAAGCGGCTGGTCCCTGGTCCGCCGCTTGCTGCTTCGGTCCGGGGCCTGCGTGGTCTGCGGGCTTTCCACCATGATGTTGCTGCACGCGTCAGGCATGTCGGTCCTGGCAGCGGGAAGTATCGGATGCCTCACCGCGATGGCCGGCGCCGATGTCGCCATCGGCCTGTACGAACGCTGGGCCGCCAAGCGTTTGGGCGTGTGCGATGTGCCGCCCTCGGACGGTGGTCAGGCGTGA
- a CDS encoding head maturation protease, ClpP-related, which translates to MSKKTKPRVYDKAGKQVKVADKSWYTFQASGEAEQRNIEIFVYGEIGAWGVTANQFVQDLRAIDDGVSPVTVAFNSIGGDLFDGLAIHNALSRLGERCTGRVDALAASAASVAVCGAHRVVIAANAMLMIHNPYTFTGGDAEDFRRVADVLDQTLEAIIAAYKSKAPDIDEVELRRMVNAETWLTANEAVALGLADEVGDGLKVKACLGQGSVLQRFQHAPAELLAQLDDEPDVEPTEPNIPSGPAPVLDAAGLALMVTKGCAAAGISNLVEPLLATTKLESEAVVTAALTRAKALHGLCVAARLPELTGEFITAGLDESAVRARLFDKLVSSGGGFEINNSLPLDDDPELKVKAKQVDTHAIWSSRQAVQNGTKGVRA; encoded by the coding sequence ATGAGCAAAAAAACGAAACCTCGCGTTTATGACAAGGCCGGCAAGCAGGTCAAGGTCGCCGATAAGAGTTGGTACACCTTCCAGGCCAGCGGAGAAGCTGAACAACGCAACATCGAGATCTTCGTATACGGCGAGATCGGCGCCTGGGGCGTTACCGCTAATCAGTTCGTGCAGGATCTGCGCGCCATTGATGACGGCGTATCGCCCGTGACCGTTGCGTTCAACAGCATCGGTGGCGACTTGTTCGACGGCCTGGCGATTCACAACGCGCTGTCGCGCTTGGGCGAGCGCTGCACCGGACGCGTTGATGCACTGGCGGCCAGCGCGGCTAGTGTTGCCGTGTGTGGCGCTCACCGGGTGGTAATCGCGGCCAACGCCATGCTGATGATCCACAACCCCTACACCTTTACCGGCGGTGATGCCGAGGACTTCCGGCGTGTTGCTGATGTATTGGATCAGACCCTGGAAGCGATCATTGCGGCCTACAAGTCCAAAGCGCCGGACATTGATGAGGTCGAGCTGCGGCGCATGGTGAACGCCGAGACCTGGCTGACCGCCAATGAGGCGGTGGCGCTGGGCCTTGCGGATGAAGTGGGCGACGGCCTCAAGGTTAAAGCCTGTCTCGGCCAGGGCAGTGTGTTGCAGCGCTTCCAGCATGCCCCGGCTGAATTGCTCGCTCAGCTTGACGATGAACCGGATGTCGAGCCGACAGAGCCGAATATTCCGTCGGGTCCAGCTCCTGTGTTGGACGCCGCCGGACTGGCGCTGATGGTCACCAAGGGTTGTGCAGCGGCAGGCATCAGCAATTTGGTAGAGCCGTTGCTTGCCACCACCAAACTGGAAAGCGAAGCGGTAGTCACAGCGGCGCTGACCAGGGCAAAAGCGCTGCACGGTCTCTGTGTTGCGGCACGATTGCCAGAACTGACTGGCGAGTTCATCACTGCCGGCCTAGATGAGAGCGCTGTCAGGGCGCGCCTGTTCGACAAGCTGGTGAGCAGCGGCGGTGGCTTTGAAATCAACAACAGTCTGCCTCTGGACGACGACCCTGAACTCAAGGTCAAGGCAAAGCAGGTTGACACCCATGCAATCTGGTCCAGCCGTCAGGCGGTTCAGAACGGAACGAAAGGAGTAAGAGCATGA
- a CDS encoding terminase small subunit, translated as MTDSLFLSKSAFAVRIGRTPSYITWLKDNNRLVLSPDGKKVDVLATEALILETADPSKAAVAARHQQDRLQRDVYSQLSPMVEPTNTAAPPQPAGAKSGQPDFQKARAHREYYLAQLAEAEFHKVQGSLVEMKAVTTGAYNAGRMLRDQLLSMPPQLAPELAAMSDPWEIEQHLTKALRLSLEEAERMSSADLERDLITTS; from the coding sequence ATGACGGATTCACTGTTCCTGTCTAAAAGCGCTTTCGCGGTTCGCATCGGCAGGACGCCGAGCTACATCACCTGGCTGAAAGACAACAACCGCCTGGTGCTGTCGCCGGATGGCAAGAAGGTCGACGTGCTGGCAACAGAAGCGCTGATCCTCGAAACCGCCGACCCCAGCAAGGCCGCTGTCGCAGCTCGACACCAACAAGACCGGCTCCAGCGTGACGTTTACAGCCAACTGTCCCCCATGGTCGAGCCGACTAACACGGCTGCGCCGCCGCAGCCTGCTGGCGCGAAGAGCGGGCAACCCGACTTCCAGAAGGCGCGCGCACACCGCGAATACTACCTGGCCCAGCTGGCCGAAGCCGAGTTTCACAAGGTGCAGGGCTCGCTGGTGGAGATGAAAGCGGTCACCACCGGGGCTTACAACGCCGGACGCATGCTGCGCGATCAGTTGCTCAGCATGCCCCCGCAACTGGCCCCTGAACTGGCGGCGATGTCCGACCCTTGGGAAATTGAGCAGCACCTGACCAAGGCGCTGCGGCTGTCCCTCGAAGAGGCCGAGCGCATGTCTTCGGCTGACCTTGAACGCGATCTAATCACTACGAGTTAA
- a CDS encoding phage regulatory CII family protein, with the protein MSRVALSCVDRAQREVLTLELALYHAARDYPGGAAAIAATTGRNATTLQHKLSPTHPSHTVNIQEFGEILELTKDRRILDAVHGLVGDTIWQELAEAYTNDMPETLTTGIAQFFRQVADLSETWAKHIGDGKVDDGELAEIRQLVFRGIQGLLGMYNRARYVNQTTRGVERG; encoded by the coding sequence ATGAGCCGAGTAGCTTTAAGCTGTGTTGATCGAGCGCAAAGGGAAGTCCTGACGCTCGAATTAGCCCTGTACCACGCCGCACGGGACTATCCCGGCGGTGCCGCTGCAATCGCCGCCACCACCGGCCGCAATGCCACCACGTTGCAGCACAAGTTGTCTCCTACCCATCCCTCTCACACCGTCAATATCCAGGAGTTCGGCGAAATCCTCGAGCTGACCAAGGACCGTCGCATTCTCGATGCTGTGCACGGTCTTGTCGGTGACACGATCTGGCAGGAGCTGGCCGAGGCGTATACCAACGACATGCCTGAAACCCTCACCACGGGGATCGCGCAGTTCTTCCGGCAGGTTGCGGATTTGTCCGAAACCTGGGCCAAGCACATTGGCGACGGCAAGGTCGATGACGGCGAGCTGGCCGAAATTCGCCAGTTGGTATTTCGAGGTATCCAAGGGTTGTTGGGCATGTACAACCGCGCCCGTTACGTCAACCAGACGACTCGCGGGGTGGAACGTGGCTGA
- a CDS encoding phage head-tail joining protein produces the protein MSFTPKHLEAIERAIARGEKTVRYSDRTVEYRSIDELLKARDEIRTSLTNAAGPRSRVVRLMHGGKGL, from the coding sequence ATGTCGTTTACCCCGAAGCACCTCGAAGCCATCGAGCGCGCCATTGCACGCGGTGAAAAGACCGTGCGCTACAGCGACCGCACGGTGGAATACCGTTCCATCGACGAACTGCTCAAGGCCCGCGACGAGATCCGCACGTCGTTGACCAACGCCGCCGGGCCCCGCTCACGCGTGGTTCGGCTCATGCATGGAGGCAAGGGACTCTAA